The Kwoniella shandongensis chromosome 2, complete sequence DNA segment agtggtgggGAAGCTGCAAAGCGCGCTGGACGAATTTCGAATAGCAAGGCTGGAAATCATTAAGCCATATCGACATTTGTTTGATCCAGCTCATCCGGCTGAAGAGGATGTACACGGGAAGGTGAGCCATCCACTTGCTTGTCTTTGTGTATAACGCGCTGATGGACATGAGCAGCAACATTTCCGGGGACTGTTCCAGAACTTTGTCGCTCAGTATCATCTCGTGAGTAGTCCGTAGGCAACATCATCGAATTTGTTGCCCCTTGTATTGATGTCGCTGCTAGATTGAGTTCACAGAATCTCTGCTCAAACTTCTGAGATTgatggaagagctggatcgcACGCGTGACAGAAGACGATTGTGGTATCCAGAACTTGCGTCTATGATTTTCCACTTCAAGCAGTCGCATAGGGAGAAACACTTGAccgatggtgatgatggtaacGATAATGACGGTGAGCTGAGAAATGACTCGCCCTGACATGTCTATGTCAAAGCTAATTCTTACGTCGCCTAGCTGCATTCGAGCGGTACGAAGACGATAACACTCTCGGTGAAGCCAAGAAACGGAATCCCGAATACAAGCCTTTTGACAGTCCGATCCTGAACCTCATCTCCAAGCTCGTTGCAGGATTGGAGATCTTCAGCAGTAGAAGCTTCATGTACGCGATCAAGGCGGCCATTCTAGGTGCATTGACAAGTTTGCCCAATTTCATCGCGTGAGTATGACTACGACTAGCTAGCGATGCAAATCTGAGTATAATCTAGCTCTTCCGCATCGTTCTACTACTTCAACCGAGGTATTTGGTGTACgatcatgtgagtgggcttATATGGTTCAAAATGgcttgaagctgacattgCTTCGTGTAGGGCTCAACTCAGTGAGTGAGGGTAACGATAATGCCGGCAGTTCAACACTGACAAACCCCTGCAGCCTTGGCCGTCTACTCAGTACGTTCGAACACAGTGATAGCTTGACAAGGTCTGACAACGTCTTACAGGGTGATACGACATCTGCATGGCTCGGACGAGTCGTCGCGTCTTTTTGGGGCTGTTTGTGCGGCATGGTGGTGTGGTAAGTGGCATATCAGTCTGCGGGATCATCCACCCACTAACCTCATATTGACTTGTTCGGCATAGGTACATCGGCAGCGGATCAGGTCAAGGTAATGCAGTGAGTTGCAGGAGTCTACTCAGTGTCGAGTGTCGCGCTGACTTGTCGGCAGTATGGCTTGGCCGCGATCTGCGCTGTAACCTTCcccatcgccatcttcttcaggGTACATTTCCCAGGTCCAGTGTTGACTGCTGTCATGACTCCTGTGACGTTTGGATTGGTTATTGGTGAGTGCACTTTGACTTGCTCATCGCTCACGTTGCTGATACTTTCGGGAGCACAGGCTATGTGAGTGGCAGCAACTCCTGTGTGCCCCTGCTCGAACTCACTAATGTTTCCTTCCAGTCATACTTCAATGGAACCATTGGCCCACTCACATACGCTCAGTGGGGATGGGACGTTGCATGGCGCCGATTCGTCTGTGTCATGATCGGGATCACAGCGGCCTGGCTGTTCTCCTACAGTATGTGCAAAGGAAAACTCTCACACGAACCGGAACTGATCCCGGAGCTTCACGCAGTTCCGCCCGTATATTCTGCTAAACGGGCGATCCGATACTCCTATGCTCAAACGATCAACTCCGCCGGAGTGATCTTGTGTGCAGTGCTTTCGCGTGCCAACGATCATCATAATCACCTCAAAGAGGATGACTCTATCAGGCAGCAGCTAATCAGTTGGCGCTCCAAGTTGAACAAGGTGCGTTAGGCCGAACGGGCGATGATCTCTTCGCTGACAGCACATCAACCCTGTAGCTCGGTGCTCGACACACCAACGCGACGTACGAGTACTCATTGCGTGGTCAATGGCCGGAAGAGAGGTATCGAGTGAGTCAAGTCGCCCGTACATAGACGCATCACGCTGATTCCGACATCCCGATCAGGCTCTCCTCGATACACTACAGGACACGTTATCGCTGCTGTCTCAGCTCAATCACGTCGTGACCCAGCTCGACAGGCCTTGGCGAAAAGCTCTGATGGATCGAACCCGACTTTCTGACCCCGTGTTCTTGGGCGACCTCTTATCCGTTCTGAGTATGTGCTCAACGGCCTTACGAGCGGGCACCCCCCTTCCTCAGATCACTCCCAGCCCGCTAGTGGCGAGATTCGTGAGTCCAAAGATCGCAACGATGGTGTGACGCATACGCGCTAATACGGGCATGCAGAGAATGGGTAAGACGAAAGGGCTGGATCTGCCCCATGATCCTACAGACCAGACAGGAGAACTACCAAGCTTAGTGACGGTAGATGGTGGGTCATTCAGTGTCTGCGTGGGGCGATAGTGTGTCTGATCTGGTCACCCTAGTGCTTGAATCGGAAAACTATATGAGATACGCCTTGGGTATCACAACGACTTTCTCTCTTGTCGCGAGATTGGATAGGATCGTGGTGATCTGTAAAACGTAAGTTCATCCCTATGAGCAGTAAAAACGCCCGTTGATGAGACCGGATCGTTGCAGACTATTGGGAGAGAATTTCCACATTTCGGGATTGCATCTGGAACAGAGCAGGGTATAGATGATTCTCTGATTGGGCCGAGGATAGATTTCGATTGAACCTGTTGTATATTCACAAGCAGTCAAGGAATGTATAATCTCATGATATCAATAAGGGACCCCTCGTTTGGCTAAGCGCGTCCGGCTGAGACGATCCGGACATGACCGGCAGAttcagaagtggaggagctcCTGTTATACACACTTGTACTCGTTCGAATCTCAATATCACCAATTTGATCTCTCAATCTCTAGCCAATCGCGTCATGCCAGCTTCTGTCCGCCATGTCGTCCCAGACTACCATCCCAACCTCCCTGAAGTTCGTCAAATCATTGACTTTTGATTTGATGGGCACATGTGCAGATTACACTACCGCCCTGCTTGCAGATCTCGCCTACACTACGATTCCTCCTTCGATAGATCATGAACAACTTATCAAAGCTTGGCGAGCTGGGTTCTTCGAGATGATCTTCGAGCTACATGCAAAGGGGGAAGAAAAGTCAGTGGACGAAGTGCATAGATTAGTATTGGATAGGTTGTTGGATGAAAGAGGGGTAGGATTGGACGtggttgacgaagaggagagagaaaggttgGTCATGGGTTGGCATAGACAAGTAGGTGAGTCGTACGATATATACAGCATAATATGATATGTATCCATTTCTGGAATAGCCAATGTGTGTGACATTTAGTCCTGTTTGGGACGGGTCCATCACGTAGGGAGGATATCCGCTAACGAAAAACACGACCGTGTCTAGCCTGGCCCGACGCTATCGAAGGTATTCAACGCCTGAAAACCAAATACGACTGGTGAGTCGGTACATCTTGCTTCAGACAGCGATTACTATACATGTGTAGGGGTTCATGCTGATAGAGCAGCGTAACAGTGTAGTTGTTGCAAATGGAACAACAAGATTACAACTGGATAtcgcatcttcttcacatctACCTTTCCATGCTCTTTTCTCCTCTCAACTGATAGGATACACAAAGGTAGGTCGAAAGCACCTCACTGAAGACAAAAACCTGCTCACGCTTGACGCATACTACTTGGCTCTCGTAGCCAGATCCGAGGATGTATCGACGAGCAATAGAATTGCTGGCTCGTAAACCCGAAGAAGTAGCCATGGTAGCAGCCCATGCTTACGACCTGCGAGCAGCTAAAGCAATGTAAGTCTTGTGTCATGCCGTCAGCTCATGCGTTATACATTCTCATTCACATTGTGGTGGACGTTCCCTTGACGCAAAGCTGATCCGATCATCCAGCGGAATGCGGACAATCTATATACAGCGCGACACGGAAGATCCAGATGAAGAAATGGCTCTGATCAGATCGGAGGTTGATCTATTCATAGATGGACGACTCTGGGTAGGAACGAAAGGAGGCATGAATGAGTTGGCGGGTATCCTCGGTTGCGAGGTCAGACCAATGTCATAGTTCGTGCATCTCGTGATCACCTGCTCTTAACACGTTACCTGCTACCGGACAATGCTAGTTCCAACGCTTTGCGCTCTATATGTATGGCCTTCTCCAACTGTTACCTCGCTCACACCTCACACCTCTCCAATCTCCCAGCCTTCGATGCTCATGGACAACGCATGAAGATCGATCAAATACGTATTGAGCTCGGAGCTTGGCGCATCGTCCTGGTCGGTCTTACACTGCAGATTCAGCATAGTGTTGTAGTCTTCAAAAGAGAACAACGGTTTCGATGACTTGAGGTCTTCCAGCATTTCCTGATCACGACGAGCAATATCAGCGCTGTTTTTCGTTTGCAGGCAACTAGGTTACGCACCTTTGGTCCTCGCTCATATAGATCCCAATACTGGACTGAACGGTTCAAGACACCCTCTTCACTGGCTGGCGCTATGCCTCTCAGAGTCTGTTGTAACGATAATATATTCCGCTTTATCTTCCTGACACCAGCGGGGTTGACCATCCTGATATGTTTCGAAGcgtaggagatgaagagatggtcCACTAGTTGCCCAAGGCcacggaagatgaagctaTAGGCAAATTGAATCAGTTTCGTGACACCTAATACAGCATGGCGACCTACACATGATCATCGGCTGTGATGGTTCGCTCGGCGTGCTCTTCCGTCTCCATCAAACTGGTGTTCAGATCCAAAACATCTGGATCGGGTTCGAACGCCTCGCTCTCTAACCTGAAGTCGCCCTATGCATGAAATATATCAGTTCTAAGTTGAATGTGACAGAATCATTCGGAGCATGACGAACCTTTCGTAGAGATGCTCCGAGATTGCAGATAGCCCTGCACCTGATCTCAAGCCTCATCGTGTTCAGAACCATCTCCGCCAATTGCTCGTATGTTTGAATGATGGCTTGGTATCGTCTGGACAATCATCCAAAGGTCAGTTGCGTCAACATGCTGACATGGATAGTATACTCACTGTGCCATGGCGCTGGTCAGAGGCAAGTGAGGGGCGTCCCCTTTCGCGACAGTGacaagaggaggagcagtgaCACCCAAGTCCAGACGCGCTCGTTCGCCCTCGGGCGAGAGTGGCTCTTCCGCCACACTCTGCAAGTCTAATAGCGAATCGATGAACCACCGCTGTAAAAGGCAGTGGTCAGCACATACAAGCTGGTAGAGCCTAtacgactcaccaagcttTGCGACAGGTTACCCAACGCTTCCAATTTGCGGTGGGAGTTGACCAATTTGGATTCCACCAGGGGCCGATCACCAAGGAGGTCCATTTCGAGCTTAATCTCCTTATGGCTGATATTGCTCAGACCAACACGATCGGCAGTCTGTGATTCGGGTCAGCTGGGGCCTTGGTCACAATCGGCGTGAAACGCACGGGAATACCTCGCAGTTCTGACAGACACTGAATGACGTCTTCTCTTTGGGCCCAGACCGCCGGAAGCGCGAGAGGTTGTTCTGTCGGATTGTCCGGAGTCGCAGGCAAAGATGCAAGCTCTGGCAGAGAGTAAGCACCGACCCACATGGCAACGAAGGTTCAAGGCCTTACCTTTGAATCGGGCACTGCATTGCTGATAGTATTGGACGATGACACCAACAATCAAACGACTGTAATTCTCTCGGTGGAAGGGTGTTGTTTGTAACATAAAGCATAGGCCATGTATGAGGGACATAACTCGGACAGCCGACTACGAGGTAAGTGATCAGCACGTTGCCGCCGTACACctcggaagaagaggacgcACCTTCAAAGGTGGCTGAGCCAGCTCCTGCAATAATTGCCTGTCTACCTGATAAGCGTCATAGCCAGACACAGCCTGCTGGAACGATGCCGTGACCTTCTCGTCCAACTGAGGCAAGAACACTTTGACCACGAAATCTTCCAAGACAGTAGAGAATCCGCCAGTCTCCTCCTCGAATCCAGCTGGAACGATACTGGTCGCTCGGTGAATGAATGACAGGGTCGGTTGGAACAG contains these protein-coding regions:
- a CDS encoding haloacid dehalogenase, type II; translated protein: MSSQTTIPTSLKFVKSLTFDLMGTCADYTTALLADLAYTTIPPSIDHEQLIKAWRAGFFEMIFELHAKGEEKSVDEVHRLVLDRLLDERGVGLDVVDEEERERLVMGWHRQVAWPDAIEGIQRLKTKYDCVVVANGTTRLQLDIASSSHLPFHALFSSQLIGYTKPDPRMYRRAIELLARKPEEVAMVAAHAYDLRAAKAIGMRTIYIQRDTEDPDEEMALIRSEVDLFIDGRLWVGTKGGMNELAGILGCEVRPMS